The genomic DNA CCTCAGTATCTGCAGGTCTATGATCGTGTGCTGGAGGAATTCGATCGCTATATGCATCCGGCCCCGGGCAGCACCTGGTTCGCCCGCACCTATCCTGAGCTGGAGCAGTGCGTGATCGCGTACTTCTCGGCTGAGTTTGGCCTCCATGAGGCGCTGCCTATCTATTCCGGTGGCCTTGGCATCCTGGCCGGGGACCACTGTAAGGAGGCGAGCGACCTGGGTCTGCCGCTGGTAGGCGTGGGCTTCCTCTATCCCCAGGGCTATTTCCGGCAGAGCATCACGCGCGAGGGCATCCAGGAGGCTTTCTACGATAAGTTGATCTTCTCCCAGGTGCCAGCAGCTCCAGCCTGTGGCCCCGATGGCAATGAGGTGTTGATCAGTGTCGATCTGCCGGGGCGACGCATCCATGCAAAGGTCTGGCGCGTCCAGGTGGGTCGTATTCCGCTCTATCTGTTGGATACCGATGTCGAACCAAATGCTCCCGCCGACCGTGAGCTGGCGGCCCGCCTCTATGGGGGCGACCGCGAGATGCGCATTTCTCAGGAGATTGTCCTGGGCATTGGGGGAGTGCGCGCTCTGCGAGCTTTGGGCATTGCTCCGGCTGTCTGGCATATCAACGAGGGTCACGCCGCTTTCCTCAATCTGGAGCGCTGCCGCGAGCTGGTCGCCTGCGGGCTGACTTTCCGCGAGGCGCGCGAGGTCGTGGCTGCCAGCTCACTCTTCACTACCCACACGCCGGTACCAGCGGGCAATGATACATTTAGCTACGACCTGATCGACAAGTATTTCAATACCTACTGGGGTCAGCTTGGCCTTTCGCGCGAGCAGTTTCTGGAGGTGGCCCGCGAAGATCATGGCTGGGGGCCGACCTACGGGATGACGGTGCTGGCACTGCGGCTGACTGGACAGCATAATGGAGTGAGCAAGCTCCACGGCGCGGTCTCGCGCCGGATGTGGCAGTTTCTCTGGCCAGGCGTCGATCCCGATGAGGTGCCCATCGATTCGATCACCAACGGCATCCATACCCTTTCCTGGGTGGCTCCCGAGATGAATGCCCTTTTCCAGCGCTACCTGGGACCGGATTGGGCGGAGCACGTCGATGAGCCAGATCTGTGGAATCGCGTGCTGGAGATCCCCGATGAGGAGCTCTGGCAGGTCCATCTGCAACGTAAGCGCCTGCTGGTCGACTACGTGCGCCGCCGCTTAAAACAGCAGCATCTGCGCCTGGGCGAGGGCCCGCTGCAGATGGCTGAGTTCGAGCGTATGCTTGATCCCGAGGCCCTCCTGATTGGCTTTGCCCGCCGCTTTGCTACCTATAAGCGGGCTACGCTGCTCTTCCGCAATCTGGAACGCTTGAAGCGCATTATGAATAATCCTGAGCGCCCGGTGCAAATCATCTTTGCGGGCAAGGCCCACCCAGCCGATGAACCCGGCAAGGCGCTGATCGAGCAGGTCTATCGCATCTCTCGTAGCGACGACTTCCGCGGCAAGGTCATCTTTCTGGAAAACTACGATATTGATATGGCACGCTATCTGGTAGCAGGAACCGATCTCTGGCTGAATAATCCGATTCGCCCTCACGAGGCCAGCGGTACCAGCGGCCAGAAGGCAGCTTTGAACGGGCAACCCAACTGCAGCGTCCTCGATGGCTGGTGGGCCGAAGCCTATAACGGGCGCAACGGCTGGGCCATCGGCGAGGAGCGCGAGTATCACAATCCCGAGATTCAGGATGAGGCCGATAGCCTGTCGCTCTACGCTCTCTTGGAAGGGGAGATCATCCCTACCTACTACGAGCGCGATCTGGCCAACAGCGGCCTGCCTCATCGCTGGATCAGCTATATGAAAGAAGCTATTCGGTCCTGCGCCCCCCACTTCAGTACGCGACGGATGGTCAAGGAATACACGACGCGCTTTTATGTCCCCCAGATTCAGCAGGGCCAGCGAGTCGAGCAGAACGCCTATGAGCTGGCCCGCTCCCTGGCCCAGTGGAAAGAGCGCATTCAACAGCGCTGGGAGAGCCTGACCCTGTACGTCGAGGGTCGACGCGAGGGTCAGCTCAGCCTGGGCGAGAGTATCGAGGTGCGAGCCTGGGTACGCGCGCAAGAGATTACGCCAGATGATCTGCTGGTCGAGCTGGTCTACGGTGAGAGCGGTGACGGTGAGCAGGTCTCTCATCAACGGGCTATTCCCATGCAGTATCGCCATCAGGAACAAGATGGCTCGTATCGCTATGAAGCTCGCTTCCAGCCGGAGGAGAGCGGTAGTCTGGTCTATGGGGTGCGCGTGTTGCCCAACCATCCGCTGCTGGCGGACAAGCACGATATGGGTCTGGTGCGTTGGGCCTGAGTTGTCAATCTGCCTGGTCTCTTTGCTTTGGCCAATGAAAACGGGCGGCGCTGGCAGTGCCGCTAGAGGAGAATCCGCCCTACGCCATGAGAAGCATGTACGCTCAACTGTTTCAATCCCTTAGCATTGGGCCGCGCGAGGCGCGCAATCGCCTGATTTTTGGGAGCCACACGACCAATCTCGCCCGCCAGCATTTGCTGAGTGAGCAGCACGGCAATTACTACGCCAGCCGGGCCGAAGGAGGAGTTGGCAGCATCGTGCTGGAGGAGCACATCGTGCATCCCTCCGATCGGCCCTACGAGGCTGCCTTGCTTGGTTACTTACCCGAAACGCCAGCGGCCCTGGCCAGGGTGAGCGCTCGTGTGCGCGCTGCTGGAGCGTTGACGCTGGTTCAGCTGAACCATAACGGTCAGCAGGGGGTAAGTGATCATCATCAGCGCGAGCTGTGGGCCCCCTCCGCCGTGCCCGATGTGGCCACGCGCGAGGTGCCCAAGGCGATGGAGCTGGAGGATATTCGCGCTGTGATCTCCGGCTTCGCCCTGGTTGCCCAGCACGCTGTGCGCGGTGAGGCCGATGGAATAGAGCTACAGGTCTCTGACCGCTCGCTGCTGCGTCAGTTCCTGTCGCCACTGACCAATCAGCGCAGTGACGCTTATGGAGGCTCACTAGAGAATCGCCTGCGCTTCTTGCAGGAGACCATCGAGGCCGTGGCCGCCGTCCTGCAGGGGCGCTTTGTTCTGGGGGTGCGTCTCTGCGTTGATGAGCTGGCACCGTGGGCCGGGCTTACCCCGGAGCAGGGGGTCGAGATTGCGCGCCGCTTAGCCGAGACCGGTCGGGTGCACTATCTGACGGTGACGATGGGGAGCATCTTGAGCACCCACCTGTTCCCTTTCCACGCTTCAATGCATGTCGCCCCAGGTTATACAGTCGCGCTGGCGGCAGCCGTGAAGGAGGCGGTCGCTATTCCTGTTTTTGCCGCTG from Thermogemmatispora onikobensis includes the following:
- the glgP gene encoding alpha-glucan family phosphorylase, which encodes MTVFPIMPARISRLYELAYNLWWSWHPEASALYSSLDPELWEAVGHNPVHFLSEVRPQYLEKAAHNPQYLQVYDRVLEEFDRYMHPAPGSTWFARTYPELEQCVIAYFSAEFGLHEALPIYSGGLGILAGDHCKEASDLGLPLVGVGFLYPQGYFRQSITREGIQEAFYDKLIFSQVPAAPACGPDGNEVLISVDLPGRRIHAKVWRVQVGRIPLYLLDTDVEPNAPADRELAARLYGGDREMRISQEIVLGIGGVRALRALGIAPAVWHINEGHAAFLNLERCRELVACGLTFREAREVVAASSLFTTHTPVPAGNDTFSYDLIDKYFNTYWGQLGLSREQFLEVAREDHGWGPTYGMTVLALRLTGQHNGVSKLHGAVSRRMWQFLWPGVDPDEVPIDSITNGIHTLSWVAPEMNALFQRYLGPDWAEHVDEPDLWNRVLEIPDEELWQVHLQRKRLLVDYVRRRLKQQHLRLGEGPLQMAEFERMLDPEALLIGFARRFATYKRATLLFRNLERLKRIMNNPERPVQIIFAGKAHPADEPGKALIEQVYRISRSDDFRGKVIFLENYDIDMARYLVAGTDLWLNNPIRPHEASGTSGQKAALNGQPNCSVLDGWWAEAYNGRNGWAIGEEREYHNPEIQDEADSLSLYALLEGEIIPTYYERDLANSGLPHRWISYMKEAIRSCAPHFSTRRMVKEYTTRFYVPQIQQGQRVEQNAYELARSLAQWKERIQQRWESLTLYVEGRREGQLSLGESIEVRAWVRAQEITPDDLLVELVYGESGDGEQVSHQRAIPMQYRHQEQDGSYRYEARFQPEESGSLVYGVRVLPNHPLLADKHDMGLVRWA
- a CDS encoding oxidoreductase, encoding MYAQLFQSLSIGPREARNRLIFGSHTTNLARQHLLSEQHGNYYASRAEGGVGSIVLEEHIVHPSDRPYEAALLGYLPETPAALARVSARVRAAGALTLVQLNHNGQQGVSDHHQRELWAPSAVPDVATREVPKAMELEDIRAVISGFALVAQHAVRGEADGIELQVSDRSLLRQFLSPLTNQRSDAYGGSLENRLRFLQETIEAVAAVLQGRFVLGVRLCVDELAPWAGLTPEQGVEIARRLAETGRVHYLTVTMGSILSTHLFPFHASMHVAPGYTVALAAAVKEAVAIPVFAAGRIMDAEQAEAIIAAGQADGVEMIRPLIADPALPRLAQEGKAERVRPCLACNQGCQVRGLLNAALSCNVNPDVLQPWPASLSPDSEPAAASHQSQSQLSPGKTPSLSEAFVVVGAGPAGLEAARTAALRGRRVVIFERAPEPGGAVALAARAPGRASLRRIIDYLVGECERLGVELRTGITVSASWLLEQRPGAVLVATGAKAGQGLLPIPGHDLPHVLDVRRILQGERVPGTGQHAVVIDETASHAVLSTVELLANEGWQ